In Gadus macrocephalus chromosome 11, ASM3116895v1, a single genomic region encodes these proteins:
- the LOC132467410 gene encoding serine/arginine repetitive matrix protein 1-like isoform X4 codes for MTREEDLVRIAKKLDRMVSRNNTEGALDVLKELNDFNMTVKLLQDTRIGMSVNNIRKHCSDAEVIALAKFLIKDWKRLLDINNLVGGFFLTEPAEPKKEKLDDKNGVGPSKRAVSPNLFETDSSPRREDVGGPRESLPDKNDSDKHKEEQRHQDEDLHDHSKTSGEAKREKRASEPVNKTHPGGREANGDRQRETDRTDGRTSPRDVAPPAPDRRADRGGEGRPPDPREGEGRQQSPRRGKHRDEDTEKMRKKRRRAVELEKREDPEKFRSHDKTREKRFTENAGTERHAGDRRLERWTHGPPGERHRDEPRRERRLPEQRPLFERRGVMDSSILYPTRCPSPPPLIRRRRPVRPPRPLPTPLPAKCPSVEVKKDRKDSSEGKGVKKHSLEVKKERKHSSDLKPPLQKKPTLDVTKEKHRKDSSDSKPGLPVKLLPMDFKSDRKDFSDSKTSLPVKRLSMDSKDRKDSCDLKTGLPVKSLSMDSKSDRKESSDFNMGLPVKRLSMDSKSDRKDSCDSNAGLPLKRLSLDSKMDRKDFSDSEPGLPVKRHSMDAKSDRKESTESKKASPLPAKKLGGERRESHGTKPFNPVKPSTDDPESKRAKANFPQTPPSPASSLSPGFSPGGGALSPGFSPCGGPLSPSFSPRGGPLSPRLATGDTVRDKCIVMLSAALRTDNDFMEFGANCEQMAVDIEDHIYQEIRATDMRYKNRIRSRISNLKDPKNPGLRRNVLAGYIEMTRIASMSAEEMASDELKQLRNVLTQEAIREHQMAKTGGTTTDLLQCSKCRKKNCSYNQVQTRSADEPMTTFVLCNECGNRWKFC; via the exons ATGACACGTGAAGAAGATCTCGTCCGCATCGCAAAAAAACTGGACAGAATGGTGTCTAGAAATAACACG GAGGGGGCCTTGGACGTTCTGAAGGAGCTGAATGATTTCAATATGACTGTCAAACTTCTTCAG GATACCAGGATTGGCATGTCTGTGAACAACATCAGGAAACATTGCTCTGATGCAGAGGTCATCGCCTTAGCAAAGTTTCTAATTAAAGACTGGAAAAGGCTTTTAG ACATCAACAATCTAGTTGGTGGGTTCTTTCTAACAGAACCTGCCGAGCCTAAGAAAGAGAAACTTGATGACAAGAACGGTGTGGGCCCCAGTAAGAGAGCGGTTTCTCCCAACCTCTTTGAGACAGACAGCAG CCCAAGGAGAGAGGATGTGGGGGGGCCACGGGAGTCCTTGCCTGACAAGAATGACTCAGATAAACACAAAGAAGAGCAACGGCATCAAGACGAAGACCTCCATGACCACAGCAAGACAAGCGGGGAAGCGAAGAGGGAAAAACGCGCAAGCGAACCCGTTAACAAAACTCACCCGGGCGGGAGGGAAGCCAACGGAGACCGCCAGCGGGAAACCGAcaggacggacggacgcacgTCGCCCAGAGACGTTGCTCCTCCTGCCCCCGATAGAAGAGCGGACCGCGGTGGAGAGGGAcgtcccccagacccccgggagggggagggccgcCAGCAGTCCCCCCGACGGGGGAAACACCGAGACGAAGACACAGagaagatgaggaagaagaggagacgagcggtggagctggagaagagggaggaccCCGAAAAGTTCCGGTCCCACGACAAGACCAGAGAGAAGAGATTCACTGAGAACGCGGGGACTGAGAGGCACGCCGGAGACCGTAGGCTAGAGAGGTGGACGCACGGGCCTCCGGGAGAGAGACACCGCGACGAGCCACGGAGAGAGAGGCGGTTGCCCGAGCAACGACCACTGTTTGAAAG GCGAGGAGTGATGGACAGCAGCATCCTCTATCCGACCCGttgcccttctcctcctcccctcattcGCCGCCGTCGCCCCGTTCGCCCCCCTCGGCCCCTACCGACCCCCCTGCCGGCCAAGTGTCCTTCTGTTGAAGTCAAGAAGGACAG AAAAGACTCATCGGAGGGCAAAGGGGTCAAAAAACATTCACTGGAAGTCAAAAAAGAAAG GAAACATTCAAGTGATCTTAAACCACCTCTGCAGAAAAAGCCCACGTTGGATGTGACGAAAGAGAAGCACAG GAAGGACTCTTCTGACTCAAAGCCAGGACTTCCTGTTAAACTGCTTCCAATGGATTTCAAATCTGACAG GAAGGACTTTTCTGACTCCAAGACCAGTCTTCCTGTCAAAAGACTTTCAATGGATTCCAAAGACAG GAAGGACTCTTGTGATTTAAAGACGGGACTTCCTGTGAAAAGTCTTTCAATGGATTCCAAATCTGATAG GAAGGAATCTTCTGACTTCAATATGGGACTTCCTGTGAAAAGACTTTCAATGGATTCCAAATCTGACAG GAAGGACTCTTGTGACTCCAATGCGGGACTTCCTTTGAAAAGACTTTCTTTGGATTCAAAAATGGACAG GAAGGACTTTTCTGACTCCGAGCCAGGACTTCCTGTGAAAAGACATTCGATGGATGCCAAATCTGACAG GAAAGAGTCCACTGAATCCAAGAAGGCAAGCCCACTGCCAGCGAAAAAACTTGGAGGTGAAAG GAGAGAGTCTCACGGCACCAAACCGTTCAACCCTGTTAAGCCCTCGACTGACGACCCTGAGAG CAAACGAGCCAAAGCCAACTtccctcagaccccccccagccccgccagCTCCCTGTCCCCTGGCTTCAGCCCCGGCGGGGGGGCTCTGTCCCCTGGCTTCAGCCCCTGTGGGGGGCCGCTATCCCCTAGCTTCAGCCCACGGGGGGGTCCCCTGTCCCCGCGCCTGGCCACCGGAGACACGGTCCGGGACAAGTGCATCGTGATGCTGTCGGCCGCGCTGCGCACAGACA ATGACTTCATGGAGTTTGGTGCTAACTGTGAGCAGATGGCCGTGGACATTGAGGATCATATC TACCAAGAGATCCGGGCCACCGACATGAGGTACAAGAACCGGATCCGGAGCCGCATCAGCAACCTAAAGGACCCCAAGAACCCGGGCCTGCGCCGGAACGTGCTGGCGGGGTACATCGAGATGACCCGCATAGCCTCCATGTCTGCTGAG gAAATGGCGAGCGACGAGTTGAAGCAGCTGAGGAACGTTCTCACCCAGGAGGCCATCAGAGAGCACCAAATGGCCAAGACCGGAGGCACCACCACAGACCTCTTGCAGTGCAGCAAGTGCCGGAAGAAGAACTGTAGCTACAAccag gtgcaGACCCGTAGCGCTGATGAGCCCATGACCACGTTTGTGCTGTGCAACGAGTGTGGAAACCGCTGGAAG TTCTGCTGA
- the LOC132467410 gene encoding transcription elongation factor A protein 3-like isoform X6 translates to MTREEDLVRIAKKLDRMVSRNNTEGALDVLKELNDFNMTVKLLQDTRIGMSVNNIRKHCSDAEVIALAKFLIKDWKRLLEPAEPKKEKLDDKNGVGPSKRAVSPNLFETDSRKRKSSKESAPRPLRPPQSAPPRRASPVRRLSLEVKKERQVPPDPNAPIAPLPFHLHPPPTRREPPDPNAPFAPLPFHLHPPPPAKHPTADGKKPVAEMKKEPSDCQPPSLKNSPEPLKKDRKDSSEGKGVKKHSLEVKKERKHSSDLKPPLQKKPTLDVTKEKHRKDSSDSKPGLPVKLLPMDFKSDRKDFSDSKTSLPVKRLSMDSKDRKDSCDLKTGLPVKSLSMDSKSDRKESSDFNMGLPVKRLSMDSKSDRKDSCDSNAGLPLKRLSLDSKMDRKDFSDSEPGLPVKRHSMDAKSDRKESTESKKASPLPAKKLGGERRESHGTKPFNPVKPSTDDPESKRAKANFPQTPPSPASSLSPGFSPGGGALSPGFSPCGGPLSPSFSPRGGPLSPRLATGDTVRDKCIVMLSAALRTDNDFMEFGANCEQMAVDIEDHIYQEIRATDMRYKNRIRSRISNLKDPKNPGLRRNVLAGYIEMTRIASMSAEEMASDELKQLRNVLTQEAIREHQMAKTGGTTTDLLQCSKCRKKNCSYNQVQTRSADEPMTTFVLCNECGNRWKFC, encoded by the exons ATGACACGTGAAGAAGATCTCGTCCGCATCGCAAAAAAACTGGACAGAATGGTGTCTAGAAATAACACG GAGGGGGCCTTGGACGTTCTGAAGGAGCTGAATGATTTCAATATGACTGTCAAACTTCTTCAG GATACCAGGATTGGCATGTCTGTGAACAACATCAGGAAACATTGCTCTGATGCAGAGGTCATCGCCTTAGCAAAGTTTCTAATTAAAGACTGGAAAAGGCTTTTAG AACCTGCCGAGCCTAAGAAAGAGAAACTTGATGACAAGAACGGTGTGGGCCCCAGTAAGAGAGCGGTTTCTCCCAACCTCTTTGAGACAGACAGCAG gaagaggaagagcagcaAAGAGTCGGCCCCTCGTCCCCTTCGCCCCCCGCAGTCCGCCCCCCCGCGCCGCGCCTCCCCAGTGAGGCGGCTCTCGCTGGAGGTCAAGAAGGAGAG GCAAGTGCCACCGGATCCCAACGCTCCGatcgcccccctccccttccatcTCCATCCGCCTCCGACAAG AAGAGAACCGCCAGACCCCAACGCCCCGTTTGCTCCTCTACCTTTCCAcctgcacccccctccccctgccaaGCATCCCACTGCGGACGGGAAGAAGCCGGTGGCAGAGATGAA GAAGGAGCCCTCAGACTGCCAGCCTCCCTCGCTGAAGAACTCCCCTGAGCCGCTAAAGAAAGACAG AAAAGACTCATCGGAGGGCAAAGGGGTCAAAAAACATTCACTGGAAGTCAAAAAAGAAAG GAAACATTCAAGTGATCTTAAACCACCTCTGCAGAAAAAGCCCACGTTGGATGTGACGAAAGAGAAGCACAG GAAGGACTCTTCTGACTCAAAGCCAGGACTTCCTGTTAAACTGCTTCCAATGGATTTCAAATCTGACAG GAAGGACTTTTCTGACTCCAAGACCAGTCTTCCTGTCAAAAGACTTTCAATGGATTCCAAAGACAG GAAGGACTCTTGTGATTTAAAGACGGGACTTCCTGTGAAAAGTCTTTCAATGGATTCCAAATCTGATAG GAAGGAATCTTCTGACTTCAATATGGGACTTCCTGTGAAAAGACTTTCAATGGATTCCAAATCTGACAG GAAGGACTCTTGTGACTCCAATGCGGGACTTCCTTTGAAAAGACTTTCTTTGGATTCAAAAATGGACAG GAAGGACTTTTCTGACTCCGAGCCAGGACTTCCTGTGAAAAGACATTCGATGGATGCCAAATCTGACAG GAAAGAGTCCACTGAATCCAAGAAGGCAAGCCCACTGCCAGCGAAAAAACTTGGAGGTGAAAG GAGAGAGTCTCACGGCACCAAACCGTTCAACCCTGTTAAGCCCTCGACTGACGACCCTGAGAG CAAACGAGCCAAAGCCAACTtccctcagaccccccccagccccgccagCTCCCTGTCCCCTGGCTTCAGCCCCGGCGGGGGGGCTCTGTCCCCTGGCTTCAGCCCCTGTGGGGGGCCGCTATCCCCTAGCTTCAGCCCACGGGGGGGTCCCCTGTCCCCGCGCCTGGCCACCGGAGACACGGTCCGGGACAAGTGCATCGTGATGCTGTCGGCCGCGCTGCGCACAGACA ATGACTTCATGGAGTTTGGTGCTAACTGTGAGCAGATGGCCGTGGACATTGAGGATCATATC TACCAAGAGATCCGGGCCACCGACATGAGGTACAAGAACCGGATCCGGAGCCGCATCAGCAACCTAAAGGACCCCAAGAACCCGGGCCTGCGCCGGAACGTGCTGGCGGGGTACATCGAGATGACCCGCATAGCCTCCATGTCTGCTGAG gAAATGGCGAGCGACGAGTTGAAGCAGCTGAGGAACGTTCTCACCCAGGAGGCCATCAGAGAGCACCAAATGGCCAAGACCGGAGGCACCACCACAGACCTCTTGCAGTGCAGCAAGTGCCGGAAGAAGAACTGTAGCTACAAccag gtgcaGACCCGTAGCGCTGATGAGCCCATGACCACGTTTGTGCTGTGCAACGAGTGTGGAAACCGCTGGAAG TTCTGCTGA